A portion of the Streptomyces coeruleoprunus genome contains these proteins:
- a CDS encoding RidA family protein, whose translation MERTAVNPVTWSVGMGFNQGEVVSGHTRTLYISGQTAMSGDGRPEHDGDMAAQLALSIDNMEAVLGEAGMSLAHLVRLNVYTTDVDLLFQHYGVLAARLGAAGVAPTTTMLGVTRLAIPGQMVELEGTAVA comes from the coding sequence ATGGAACGAACAGCGGTCAACCCGGTGACGTGGTCGGTGGGGATGGGCTTCAACCAGGGTGAGGTCGTCTCCGGGCACACACGGACCCTGTACATCTCGGGGCAGACCGCGATGAGCGGCGACGGCAGGCCCGAGCACGACGGTGACATGGCGGCGCAGTTGGCGCTGAGCATCGACAACATGGAGGCCGTGCTCGGCGAGGCCGGCATGTCCCTCGCGCACCTCGTCCGGCTCAACGTCTACACGACGGACGTCGACCTGCTCTTCCAGCACTACGGCGTGCTGGCGGCGCGGTTGGGTGCCGCCGGAGTCGCGCCGACCACCACGATGCTCGGGGTGACGCGACTGGCGATCCCCGGCCAGATGGTCGAACTCGAGGGGACCGCCGTCGCGTGA
- a CDS encoding VOC family protein, whose amino-acid sequence MKVTTSTLSLTVADVDASREFFCAHLGYEVAMAADGFASLTRGETDAAADIVLLRAGTEVLPPEQRDRQAGGLILALTVTGLDAEERRLREAGAPITMPLREEPWGERLFQMTDPNGIVVQLVEWVTPTDPAS is encoded by the coding sequence GTGAAGGTCACCACCTCAACCCTCTCCCTCACCGTCGCCGACGTGGACGCCTCGCGTGAGTTCTTCTGCGCCCACCTCGGATACGAAGTCGCCATGGCCGCCGACGGCTTCGCCTCGCTCACCCGCGGCGAGACCGACGCCGCCGCCGACATCGTGCTGCTCCGCGCCGGCACCGAGGTCCTCCCGCCCGAGCAGCGGGACCGGCAGGCCGGCGGCCTGATCCTGGCGCTCACCGTCACCGGCCTCGACGCCGAGGAGCGCCGGCTGCGCGAGGCCGGTGCGCCGATAACGATGCCGCTGCGCGAAGAGCCGTGGGGCGAGCGCCTGTTCCAGATGACGGACCCGAACGGGATCGTCGTCCAGCTCGTCGAATGGGTCACCCCGACGGACCCCGCCTCGTAG
- a CDS encoding CatB-related O-acetyltransferase, giving the protein MPVPADPTVLHPMPGQPRVVQLEPLVKSPLIEVGAYSYYDDPDDPTAFETRNVLYHYGPEKLVIGKFCAIGTGVRFIMNGANHRMDGPSTFPFPTMGGSWADHFDLLTGLPNRGDTVVGNDVWFGHGVTVMPGVRIGHGAIIATGSVVTSDVPDYGIVGGNPARLIRTRYEEQDIARLLAVAWWDWPAEHITAHVRTIMSGTIADLEAAAEDAPSPGAHRD; this is encoded by the coding sequence ATGCCCGTACCCGCCGACCCGACCGTCCTCCATCCGATGCCCGGCCAGCCGAGGGTGGTCCAGCTCGAGCCGCTGGTGAAGTCCCCGCTGATCGAGGTCGGCGCGTACTCCTACTACGACGATCCGGACGACCCGACCGCCTTCGAGACCCGCAACGTGCTCTACCACTACGGGCCCGAGAAGCTGGTCATCGGGAAGTTCTGCGCCATCGGGACGGGGGTGCGGTTCATCATGAACGGCGCCAATCACCGGATGGACGGCCCGTCGACCTTCCCCTTCCCGACCATGGGCGGCTCCTGGGCCGATCACTTCGACCTGCTCACCGGGCTGCCCAACCGCGGGGACACCGTCGTCGGCAACGACGTCTGGTTCGGCCACGGCGTGACCGTCATGCCCGGCGTCCGGATCGGCCACGGCGCGATCATCGCCACCGGCTCCGTCGTCACCTCCGACGTGCCCGACTACGGCATCGTCGGCGGCAACCCCGCCCGCCTCATCCGCACCCGCTACGAGGAGCAGGACATCGCCCGGCTCCTCGCCGTGGCCTGGTGGGACTGGCCCGCCGAGCACATCACCGCACACGTACGGACCATCATGTCGGGCACCATCGCCGACCTGGAGGCCGCCGCCGAGGACGCCCCCTCGCCCGGCGCCCACAGGGACTGA
- a CDS encoding TetR/AcrR family transcriptional regulator: MANEPPAPRRRGAARTDALLQVTLELATEVGYAGLSIEAIARRAEVGKHTIYRRWPSKAALLLDALNRAWTTDLDYRDTGDLRHDLREQFLRSSSALAEAPIGPVYRAVIAEAQSDPALRAALDERFLRTVERSTLDRITRAQHTGELRADADLTFATEVLCGALYYRHLLTTRPIDEGSVDGLLDMFMAAYATRPA; encoded by the coding sequence ATGGCGAACGAACCCCCGGCCCCGCGACGCCGGGGCGCCGCACGCACCGACGCGCTGCTGCAGGTGACGCTCGAACTGGCGACCGAGGTCGGATACGCGGGCCTGAGCATCGAGGCCATCGCCCGACGCGCCGAGGTCGGAAAACACACGATCTACCGGCGCTGGCCGTCCAAGGCGGCGCTGCTGCTGGACGCGCTCAACCGCGCCTGGACCACGGACCTGGACTACCGCGATACCGGCGACCTCCGCCACGACCTGCGCGAACAGTTCCTCCGCTCCTCGTCCGCCCTGGCCGAAGCGCCGATCGGACCGGTCTACCGTGCCGTCATCGCCGAGGCCCAGTCCGACCCCGCGCTCCGCGCCGCCCTGGACGAGCGGTTCCTGCGCACCGTCGAGCGGAGCACCCTGGACCGGATCACCCGCGCCCAGCACACGGGCGAACTACGCGCCGACGCGGACCTGACCTTCGCCACCGAGGTGCTGTGCGGGGCGCTGTACTACCGCCACCTGCTCACGACCAGGCCGATCGACGAGGGCTCGGTCGACGGCCTGCTGGACATGTTCATGGCCGCGTACGCCACCCGCCCGGCGTGA
- a CDS encoding sensor histidine kinase gives MSAGRALWRRVPAWAVDAGLVALAVLDAWVNLYDEGTPLVWSCVALGSAALFLRRRFPLTVVLLTLPMTLFMDVAVAPIAALYTLAASTRNRPLLAGCALLNAAVGTLAWPLSDALTGDRTWTLVEFVYTLATAITPVLFGQLVQARHDVALQLVEVEEAREHERALHAQNVLARERAQLAREMHDVVSHQVSLIAVQAGAMQVAAKDPDAREAARTIRSLSVDTLDELRHMVTLLRASGGKETELAPQPTLADLRQLIANSGIETTLTGELPADISTTAQRTVYRTVQEALTNVRKHAPGARAEVRLWHDAHHFGVTVTNTAPTRPSVALPSARHGLIGLKERAELLDGTLTAEPTPQGGYQVELRAAARPD, from the coding sequence ATGAGCGCGGGCCGGGCACTGTGGCGGCGGGTGCCGGCCTGGGCGGTCGACGCGGGCCTCGTCGCGCTCGCCGTGCTCGACGCCTGGGTCAACCTCTACGACGAGGGAACCCCCCTCGTGTGGTCCTGCGTCGCCCTCGGCAGCGCGGCGCTGTTCCTGCGCAGGCGCTTTCCGCTGACCGTCGTCCTGCTGACACTGCCCATGACCCTGTTCATGGACGTGGCGGTCGCGCCGATCGCCGCCCTGTACACACTGGCCGCGTCCACCCGCAACCGCCCGCTGCTGGCCGGCTGCGCCCTGCTGAACGCGGCGGTGGGAACCCTCGCCTGGCCGCTGTCCGACGCGCTCACCGGCGACCGGACCTGGACGCTCGTCGAGTTCGTCTACACGCTGGCCACAGCCATCACCCCCGTGCTGTTCGGCCAACTCGTCCAGGCCAGGCACGACGTGGCCCTCCAGCTCGTCGAAGTCGAAGAAGCCCGGGAACACGAACGCGCCCTGCACGCCCAGAACGTCCTCGCCCGGGAACGCGCCCAGCTGGCCCGTGAGATGCACGACGTCGTCTCCCACCAGGTCAGCCTCATCGCCGTACAGGCCGGCGCCATGCAGGTGGCCGCCAAGGACCCCGACGCCCGCGAGGCCGCCCGCACCATCCGCTCCCTGAGCGTCGACACCCTCGACGAACTCCGCCACATGGTCACCCTGCTCCGCGCCTCCGGCGGCAAGGAGACCGAACTCGCCCCCCAGCCCACTCTCGCCGACCTCCGGCAACTGATCGCCAACAGCGGCATCGAGACGACACTGACCGGCGAACTTCCGGCCGACATCAGCACAACCGCCCAGCGCACCGTCTACCGCACGGTCCAAGAAGCCCTCACCAACGTGCGCAAGCACGCCCCCGGAGCCCGCGCCGAAGTACGCCTGTGGCACGACGCGCACCACTTCGGCGTCACCGTCACCAACACCGCCCCCACCCGCCCGTCCGTCGCCCTGCCCAGCGCCCGCCACGGCCTCATCGGCCTGAAGGAACGCGCCGAACTGCTCGACGGCACCCTCACCGCCGAACCCACCCCGCAGGGCGGTTACCAGGTCGAACTACGCGCCGCCGCACGGCCCGACTGA